A stretch of Thermococcus bergensis DNA encodes these proteins:
- a CDS encoding respiratory chain complex I subunit 1 family protein, giving the protein MIETALKALLILIYATFVGFMFMGIIRIVTARIHRRVGPPIYQPILDTIKLLSKKSNITHGLIYDFGVIYALGATILALMFIPIGSIGVLRAYGDLVLITFLLEIPMLGIMFAAMSSGNPYAGIGAQRALLTMLAIQVPLGFAIVALAEFYGTFSTYEIVMAQQTMGWSIIHLPLLLAAIAYDLVLQAMFGKEPFDIMIAPGEISLGPMVEFGGKHMGILQIQHAIALFAETLFFANIFLGGAVVTAFSSPILNTIASLAILLVKQIAVLLVATFMGAIFPRFTIDQAAKFYWKWPTIIAALGAILASL; this is encoded by the coding sequence ATGATTGAAACCGCTTTGAAGGCTCTCCTAATTTTAATTTATGCAACCTTCGTGGGATTTATGTTCATGGGAATAATCAGAATAGTCACGGCGAGAATTCACAGAAGAGTTGGGCCGCCGATTTACCAGCCCATCCTTGATACCATAAAGCTCCTCTCAAAGAAGAGCAACATAACCCATGGTTTAATCTACGACTTCGGTGTTATCTACGCCCTAGGAGCGACAATACTGGCTTTGATGTTCATTCCTATTGGCAGCATTGGAGTCCTTAGAGCCTATGGTGACCTAGTGCTTATCACCTTCCTCCTCGAAATCCCAATGCTCGGAATAATGTTCGCCGCAATGAGTTCCGGAAACCCCTATGCAGGCATAGGTGCCCAGCGTGCACTCCTGACGATGCTCGCCATCCAGGTACCGCTTGGATTTGCCATAGTGGCTCTTGCAGAGTTCTACGGCACCTTCAGCACCTACGAGATAGTGATGGCTCAGCAAACGATGGGGTGGAGCATAATTCACCTTCCACTGTTGTTGGCTGCAATAGCCTACGACCTTGTCCTGCAGGCAATGTTTGGAAAGGAGCCCTTTGATATCATGATTGCTCCTGGTGAGATCTCCCTCGGTCCGATGGTCGAGTTTGGCGGCAAGCACATGGGAATACTCCAGATACAGCACGCCATAGCATTATTTGCAGAGACATTATTCTTTGCGAACATATTCCTTGGAGGAGCAGTAGTTACGGCATTCTCAAGCCCGATTTTGAACACCATCGCAAGTTTGGCAATACTCCTTGTTAAGCAAATAGCGGTGTTGCTTGTAGCTACCTTCATGGGAGCGATATTCCCAAGGTTCACAATAGACCAAGCTGCAAAGTTCTACTGGAAGTGGCCCACGATAATAGCTGCCCTTGGAGCGATCTTAGCAAGCCTGTGA
- a CDS encoding glycosyltransferase has product MKIKLLSYISAFIVASYIVYLDYLFVQSTVGKIVQIFFPEIPRYSVHEFVTYLFLTTGAFVILFYLAYFIFYLYIKENEGSKLIPRFFPKVSIVIPAHNEAINIGRLLESIQYQDYPFECYEIIVVDDGSVDGTGEIAMRYGAKVIRHEKNVGKAKALEEGIKAAKGDVIITMDADSHFADGSSLRNIVEELFSRPFIGVSTGVLRIEKRTGKLIEKLQELEFLYSFDVGRRVQSYLDWLLVVPGAFSAFKSYFIKSLPTIPKDTLGEDFDLGMIAYRAGLTSSFEPHARIYTEPMESWRGLYKQRVRWYYGGLQVLAKHRDMILNRKYGERGIFLFFHMIFLEYFLPVLHVFGIVMFPSILILQNLLGFQIFDINVPMKVLVTVFLLVLLLQYLPSIFVSTLTIVMEWGSKHVLRYIPVIFLYHFLYNVILSFAKVDAIQKFLRRVPQSW; this is encoded by the coding sequence ATGAAGATAAAATTGCTCTCTTACATTTCTGCCTTCATAGTTGCGAGCTATATTGTTTATCTTGATTATCTCTTTGTTCAATCCACTGTAGGAAAAATCGTTCAGATTTTCTTTCCAGAAATTCCTCGGTATTCTGTTCATGAATTTGTTACGTACCTCTTTTTAACAACCGGTGCGTTTGTCATTTTATTTTATCTAGCCTATTTCATTTTCTATCTTTATATCAAAGAAAACGAAGGCTCAAAGCTAATTCCCCGATTTTTTCCGAAAGTATCAATAGTCATCCCTGCCCACAATGAGGCCATTAACATTGGGCGTCTTTTAGAAAGCATCCAGTATCAGGACTATCCTTTCGAGTGCTATGAAATAATAGTAGTGGACGACGGCAGCGTTGACGGTACCGGTGAGATAGCCATGCGATACGGAGCTAAAGTAATAAGACACGAAAAGAACGTGGGAAAAGCCAAGGCACTTGAAGAGGGTATAAAAGCCGCCAAAGGAGACGTCATTATAACCATGGACGCAGATTCTCATTTTGCTGATGGTTCCTCTCTGAGGAACATCGTAGAAGAGCTCTTTAGCAGACCCTTCATTGGTGTCTCCACTGGAGTTCTCAGGATTGAGAAAAGAACAGGGAAGTTAATAGAGAAACTTCAGGAATTAGAATTTCTGTATTCTTTCGACGTGGGAAGAAGGGTTCAAAGTTACCTCGATTGGCTTCTTGTAGTTCCTGGTGCTTTTTCTGCTTTCAAAAGTTATTTTATAAAATCTCTTCCTACGATACCTAAAGACACACTGGGTGAGGACTTTGATCTAGGAATGATTGCCTACAGAGCTGGACTTACTTCAAGCTTCGAGCCTCACGCAAGAATTTATACAGAGCCTATGGAGTCTTGGAGAGGACTTTATAAACAGCGTGTTAGGTGGTATTACGGCGGTCTTCAAGTTCTAGCCAAACATCGTGACATGATACTTAACAGAAAATATGGGGAAAGAGGAATATTTCTTTTCTTTCATATGATTTTTCTTGAATACTTTCTCCCAGTTCTTCATGTGTTTGGAATTGTCATGTTTCCATCTATTTTAATCCTTCAGAATCTCCTGGGATTTCAAATCTTTGACATAAACGTTCCAATGAAAGTTCTGGTGACAGTTTTTCTTCTGGTACTCTTGCTACAATATCTTCCAAGCATTTTCGTTAGTACCTTGACCATAGTAATGGAATGGGGATCTAAACATGTTCTCAGGTACATTCCAGTAATATTTCTCTATCACTTTCTTTACAATGTTATCTTATCCTTTGCAAAGGTAGATGCAATTCAGAAGTTCCTTAGGAGGGTACCTCAGTCTTGGTGA
- the nuoI gene encoding NADH-quinone oxidoreductase subunit NuoI — protein MESAKQIGFKVAPEEKVKKKPSFLKPWLSLKYLFKKPVTIKIPYEQTQIAEKYRGFHTLDWKKCIGCNMCGQICPARAIEMTWIEGEKRAHPKIDYGRCTFCQFCVDVCPTGALGHVEHYILTTEWKEEELELFDWVPLPEEKVRKFKDYRHPLAKIEHLEDGKVRYILRDGEAVEFRILGYGLKPPAKPRAEEKKEAKEEKKA, from the coding sequence ATGGAAAGTGCAAAGCAGATTGGATTTAAAGTTGCTCCCGAGGAGAAAGTTAAGAAGAAGCCTTCATTCCTCAAGCCGTGGCTTTCACTTAAGTACCTCTTCAAGAAGCCCGTCACCATTAAGATCCCCTATGAGCAAACGCAGATAGCCGAGAAATATAGGGGCTTCCATACACTTGACTGGAAAAAGTGCATAGGCTGTAACATGTGCGGCCAGATTTGTCCTGCACGAGCGATAGAAATGACCTGGATAGAGGGGGAGAAGAGAGCTCACCCAAAAATAGACTACGGAAGGTGTACATTCTGCCAGTTCTGTGTTGATGTATGTCCCACCGGCGCGCTGGGTCATGTGGAACACTACATTCTAACCACAGAGTGGAAAGAAGAGGAGCTTGAGCTCTTTGATTGGGTTCCATTGCCAGAAGAAAAAGTTAGAAAGTTCAAGGATTACAGGCATCCCCTGGCTAAGATAGAGCACCTTGAGGACGGCAAAGTCAGGTACATCTTAAGGGATGGGGAAGCTGTAGAGTTCAGAATCCTCGGCTACGGGCTCAAGCCACCGGCAAAACCTCGAGCTGAGGAGAAGAAAGAAGCTAAAGAAGAAAAGAAAGCTTAG
- a CDS encoding NADH-quinone oxidoreductase subunit C, producing MNLEKEQMIVEKILQKAPYAEGTVRRQRRIEFRIPPDRIRDFLMLLKENNFETMMQITAVDWLKDGEIELVYQMWSYTHAVHAFVKTRIPRDVDKARVPTVRDIYPVAETYERNAHEFYKVTFEGNDKLEMPWILEDEDREAGVSHRKDFDMLGYVKRKYKLLDRFEEDKENYVI from the coding sequence ATGAACCTTGAAAAAGAGCAGATGATTGTTGAGAAGATACTCCAGAAAGCACCCTATGCAGAGGGAACAGTTAGGAGGCAGAGAAGGATAGAATTCCGCATTCCTCCGGACAGGATAAGGGATTTTCTCATGCTCCTTAAGGAGAACAACTTCGAGACTATGATGCAGATAACCGCGGTTGACTGGCTGAAAGATGGTGAGATAGAGCTCGTTTACCAGATGTGGAGCTACACTCACGCAGTTCACGCCTTTGTAAAGACAAGGATTCCTAGAGACGTTGATAAAGCAAGGGTACCAACTGTCAGAGACATTTACCCCGTTGCAGAGACCTATGAAAGAAACGCCCATGAGTTCTACAAGGTGACCTTTGAGGGCAACGACAAGCTTGAAATGCCGTGGATTCTTGAGGATGAGGACAGAGAAGCTGGAGTCTCTCACAGGAAGGACTTTGACATGCTCGGCTACGTTAAAAGAAAGTACAAACTGCTCGATAGGTTTGAAGAGGATAAGGAGAACTACGTAATCTGA
- a CDS encoding N-glycosylase/DNA lyase translates to MKVEALKSILKELGVECARTIEEKVDLQFSALENLYKNLNDDELFLKLVIANSIVSYQLSAKGEKWWWEFSNYFSRNPPTGSIVKAYSEFFPRSKTNKRLIQPKLNRLKKLEPFLNSLTIEDLRKYYENILRFRDHLAKVMNANEDAKTIVFAVKMFGYGSRIVFGEFLPYPMEIDIPIDFRIENYTKKFTDRNPIAFWKEVAKEVGIPPLHIDSILWPVLGRNEEVIKRLQKYCKNWKAVLSLISL, encoded by the coding sequence TTGAAAGTTGAAGCCCTCAAGAGCATTCTTAAAGAACTCGGTGTTGAATGCGCTAGAACCATCGAGGAGAAGGTTGACCTGCAGTTTTCAGCTTTGGAGAACCTTTACAAAAACCTTAACGATGATGAGCTCTTTCTCAAACTTGTGATAGCAAATTCAATTGTTAGCTATCAGCTTTCTGCTAAAGGCGAAAAATGGTGGTGGGAGTTTTCTAACTACTTTTCAAGAAATCCCCCAACAGGAAGCATCGTGAAGGCTTACTCTGAGTTCTTTCCAAGGTCAAAAACTAACAAAAGACTAATCCAACCGAAACTGAATCGCCTTAAAAAGCTGGAACCTTTTTTGAATTCACTGACTATTGAAGACTTAAGAAAGTACTATGAAAATATACTGAGATTTAGGGATCATTTAGCTAAAGTCATGAACGCAAATGAAGATGCAAAGACAATTGTTTTTGCTGTCAAAATGTTTGGCTATGGCTCTAGAATAGTTTTTGGAGAGTTTCTTCCTTACCCAATGGAGATCGACATTCCGATAGACTTTAGAATTGAAAATTACACGAAAAAGTTCACAGATAGAAACCCTATAGCCTTTTGGAAGGAAGTTGCAAAGGAAGTGGGAATTCCTCCGTTGCATATAGATTCAATTCTCTGGCCAGTTTTGGGAAGAAATGAAGAAGTTATCAAGAGGTTACAAAAGTATTGCAAGAATTGGAAGGCTGTTTTGAGTCTGATATCCCTTTGA
- a CDS encoding NuoB/complex I 20 kDa subunit family protein yields the protein MVDWRLYEPLINFARKRSMWIVAFCTGCGGIEMPPLMTSRYDLERFGMMSNPAPRMADLFLITGYVTPKTLKRIIITYEMQPDPKYVLAHGSCPLNGGIYWDGYNAIKHLDKYIPVDVAIAGCMPRPEAVMDGIKKMMELIETGKADGWKRYKENYEYYKKNQDELFGEGWREKTARRWIPWLMNKKKEGDRQ from the coding sequence ATGGTAGATTGGAGACTGTATGAACCGCTCATTAACTTCGCGAGAAAGAGGAGCATGTGGATTGTTGCATTTTGTACAGGGTGTGGGGGTATTGAAATGCCCCCCTTAATGACCTCAAGATATGACCTGGAACGTTTCGGTATGATGTCTAATCCGGCGCCGAGAATGGCTGATCTCTTCCTCATCACCGGCTATGTTACACCCAAGACTCTGAAGAGAATAATCATAACCTACGAGATGCAGCCCGATCCTAAGTACGTCCTTGCTCACGGCTCTTGCCCGCTCAACGGCGGTATCTACTGGGATGGTTACAACGCAATAAAGCACCTCGACAAGTACATTCCGGTTGATGTGGCCATAGCTGGCTGTATGCCAAGACCCGAGGCAGTTATGGACGGTATAAAGAAGATGATGGAGCTCATCGAGACAGGGAAGGCTGACGGGTGGAAGAGATACAAGGAGAACTATGAATATTACAAGAAGAACCAGGATGAGCTCTTTGGCGAGGGTTGGAGGGAAAAAACCGCGAGAAGATGGATTCCATGGTTGATGAACAAGAAGAAAGAGGGTGATAGGCAATGA
- a CDS encoding proton-conducting transporter transmembrane domain-containing protein, producing MNELAIIVFVPLIAGALAWLIDVKGIREIIGVLGAAIPLGYTALLYPKTGEGLSFALNLGVFKLTFALNTLSWFFLGIGALVGFSAILALVSTGKDSYEWLFALMSLSGVLGVFLANDLLTFFIFWEIMTFASFMMVLHYNRAASLKYFLLSVFGAYAMLIALGMIYAKLGTFDFAQIQQAMYQDAYAAAFGADTVFSKGESALIYLLFLIAFGVKAGMFPLHVWAPDAYSETNQSYAAMFSGVLSKAGVYGFIMLYILMGTRLAIEIGGFRSTTKFGYIIAFLGGLTIIVGGLLAALQEDIRKLFAYSSISQVGYILVGIGVGTALSMQAALFHALSHALFKGLFFLIVATIVYRTGKTSFADMGGLAEKMPFTFAMAFVAILSLAGIPPLVGFASKWVLFEAVISQNLPILGGMVFFGSAIGFVYLIRFTYAVWFGQRPTDLDDTKDAPLPMAIAMAILALFNVVLGIAPGLVARELNKIFGKEVIGGNLFILDLGFGRYNALAILIYLIVGIIIAGIIYFLGAKVRKVPVTDTYQSGNPVTMEYNLTIRRNFFLPLKETLSFWLRISFDKLYRDIGAWVEDLAEVLRNFIYNGNTQSYAWYLAIVLLILALWGV from the coding sequence ATGAACGAACTCGCTATAATTGTATTTGTTCCCCTAATAGCTGGTGCTCTGGCATGGCTCATTGATGTGAAGGGTATTAGAGAGATCATTGGTGTTTTGGGAGCCGCGATTCCACTCGGATACACCGCTCTGCTATACCCGAAGACAGGCGAAGGTCTTAGCTTTGCCCTCAACTTAGGGGTCTTCAAGCTAACCTTTGCCCTGAACACATTGAGTTGGTTTTTCCTTGGAATAGGTGCTTTAGTAGGATTTTCGGCAATACTCGCTCTGGTATCTACTGGCAAAGACAGCTACGAGTGGCTGTTCGCGTTAATGAGCCTCAGCGGAGTACTTGGAGTATTTCTCGCAAACGACCTGCTGACGTTCTTCATCTTCTGGGAGATAATGACCTTTGCAAGCTTTATGATGGTACTCCACTACAACAGAGCTGCGTCACTCAAGTACTTCCTGCTGAGTGTCTTTGGAGCATACGCAATGCTTATTGCCTTGGGAATGATTTACGCAAAGCTCGGCACGTTTGACTTTGCTCAGATACAGCAGGCAATGTACCAAGATGCCTATGCAGCAGCCTTTGGGGCAGATACAGTCTTCAGCAAAGGCGAAAGCGCCCTCATTTACCTGCTCTTCCTCATAGCATTTGGGGTCAAAGCCGGAATGTTCCCACTCCATGTGTGGGCGCCAGATGCTTACTCTGAAACAAACCAGAGTTATGCAGCCATGTTCAGTGGAGTTCTAAGCAAGGCGGGAGTTTATGGATTCATAATGCTGTACATCCTCATGGGAACCCGTCTAGCGATTGAGATTGGAGGGTTTAGAAGCACTACAAAGTTCGGCTACATAATAGCCTTCCTCGGAGGTCTAACAATAATCGTCGGTGGTCTCCTGGCTGCTCTCCAAGAAGATATAAGAAAGCTCTTCGCATACTCAAGTATAAGCCAAGTTGGCTACATACTGGTCGGTATAGGGGTGGGCACGGCTTTAAGCATGCAGGCAGCTCTCTTCCACGCCTTAAGCCACGCACTCTTCAAGGGATTGTTCTTCCTTATAGTGGCTACGATCGTTTACCGCACAGGAAAGACAAGCTTCGCAGACATGGGAGGATTGGCTGAGAAGATGCCCTTTACCTTTGCCATGGCATTCGTGGCGATTTTGAGCTTAGCAGGTATACCCCCACTCGTTGGATTTGCGAGCAAGTGGGTGCTCTTTGAAGCTGTGATAAGCCAGAACCTCCCGATACTCGGCGGCATGGTCTTCTTTGGAAGCGCAATAGGTTTCGTTTACCTCATCAGGTTCACCTACGCCGTCTGGTTCGGGCAAAGACCAACCGACCTTGATGATACCAAAGACGCTCCACTGCCAATGGCAATAGCCATGGCAATACTGGCCCTTTTCAACGTCGTCTTGGGCATAGCTCCAGGATTGGTTGCCAGAGAGCTCAACAAAATCTTTGGAAAAGAAGTCATCGGTGGAAACCTCTTCATACTTGACTTGGGCTTTGGAAGATACAACGCGCTGGCAATACTCATATACCTGATAGTGGGCATCATCATCGCAGGAATAATCTACTTCCTTGGAGCAAAGGTCAGAAAGGTCCCCGTTACAGACACCTACCAGTCGGGTAACCCCGTTACGATGGAGTACAACCTCACCATAAGAAGAAACTTCTTCCTTCCTCTGAAGGAGACCCTATCCTTCTGGCTCAGGATAAGCTTCGACAAGCTCTACAGAGACATAGGGGCTTGGGTTGAAGACTTAGCAGAAGTTTTGAGGAATTTCATATACAACGGAAACACTCAAAGCTATGCATGGTATCTGGCGATAGTCTTGTTAATCCTTGCACTATGGGGGGTGTGA
- a CDS encoding NADH-quinone oxidoreductase subunit K: MNPYYFASIALILIGFYAVLVKRNVIKMLVGLSIMETGVNLLLISVGYVSGKSAPILSEGITPDKAVDPIPQALVLTAIVIGVATTALALSVVINLYEKYKTLNVEEIRRLRG, translated from the coding sequence ATGAACCCGTACTACTTCGCTTCAATAGCGTTGATCCTCATTGGATTTTATGCGGTACTAGTGAAGAGAAACGTCATCAAAATGCTCGTTGGACTCAGCATTATGGAAACCGGGGTCAACTTGCTCCTCATAAGTGTTGGCTATGTCAGCGGGAAAAGTGCACCCATCCTTAGCGAGGGAATAACCCCAGACAAGGCTGTAGATCCGATTCCTCAGGCTTTAGTCCTCACAGCTATCGTTATTGGTGTTGCAACAACTGCACTGGCCTTGAGCGTTGTTATAAACCTCTATGAGAAGTACAAGACCCTTAACGTAGAAGAAATAAGGAGGTTGAGGGGATGA
- a CDS encoding NADH-quinone oxidoreductase subunit D — MVSQEELIKEARENGMELLPLEKDTYELFFGPQHMATENYSLILKMDGHRVVKAIANVGFLHRGFEKLAEYRPWYTNIALLLRVCVPEPDVPEAVYSMAVDELMGWEVPERAQWIRTTVLEMARVTSYLFWTMGLAFKLGVYTAGQWAAAYRERFMALFEQLTGARVYHIYTIPGGVRRDIPGDKWLRQLKDTVEYLKDKLKDFDNILFENYITYKRLEGIGVMDKKFALEEGVTGPNLRATGVKADVRRLDPYLLYPELDFEVPVLKEGDALARALIRRFELEQDLYILEQLLEMGPPSGPYKVEDPRLKALPRFKVPAGDAYAHVEATVGDFGAYVISEGGNKPYRVQIRGPSISHGVRVIEQLLVGARIADVPVILMSLGNCPPDIDR; from the coding sequence ATGGTTTCACAAGAGGAATTAATTAAAGAAGCGAGAGAAAACGGGATGGAGCTTTTACCCCTCGAGAAGGACACTTATGAGTTATTCTTCGGTCCACAGCACATGGCTACCGAGAACTACAGCTTAATTCTTAAAATGGACGGTCATAGGGTTGTTAAGGCCATAGCTAACGTCGGTTTCCTTCACAGAGGTTTCGAAAAGCTTGCCGAGTACAGGCCGTGGTACACCAACATAGCACTCCTCCTTAGAGTATGTGTTCCAGAGCCGGACGTTCCTGAGGCAGTGTACTCAATGGCCGTTGATGAGCTCATGGGATGGGAAGTCCCTGAGAGGGCACAGTGGATCAGGACAACAGTGCTTGAAATGGCAAGGGTTACTTCATACCTCTTCTGGACTATGGGACTGGCGTTTAAGTTGGGTGTCTACACCGCTGGACAGTGGGCTGCCGCTTATAGAGAGAGGTTCATGGCGCTCTTCGAGCAGCTTACCGGAGCGAGGGTCTATCACATCTACACAATCCCCGGAGGAGTTAGAAGGGACATACCCGGCGATAAGTGGCTGAGACAACTGAAAGACACTGTGGAATACCTGAAAGACAAGCTCAAGGACTTCGACAACATCCTCTTCGAAAACTATATCACATACAAGAGGCTTGAGGGCATAGGTGTTATGGACAAGAAGTTTGCTCTAGAAGAGGGCGTAACCGGTCCAAATCTCAGGGCAACGGGAGTTAAGGCCGATGTGAGAAGACTCGACCCATATCTCCTTTACCCGGAGCTTGATTTTGAGGTACCGGTGCTCAAAGAGGGAGATGCACTGGCAAGAGCTCTCATAAGGAGATTCGAACTTGAGCAAGACCTCTACATCCTCGAACAGCTCCTTGAAATGGGACCGCCGAGCGGGCCCTACAAAGTTGAAGACCCTAGACTCAAAGCTCTTCCAAGATTCAAAGTGCCAGCTGGGGATGCCTATGCTCACGTAGAAGCTACTGTAGGAGACTTTGGAGCCTACGTTATCAGCGAGGGTGGAAACAAGCCGTATAGGGTCCAGATAAGGGGTCCAAGCATATCCCACGGAGTTAGAGTTATAGAGCAGCTTTTGGTTGGGGCGAGAATTGCAGATGTCCCGGTCATATTGATGAGCTTGGGGAACTGCCCACCAGATATAGACAGGTGA
- a CDS encoding proton-conducting transporter transmembrane domain-containing protein yields MNQYASLLIALPLFSAFFIPILKRISKNAVMPFLAFVTLIQTGIAALVFKEVYTTGKPIIVLAGGFKPPVGINLYIGHFAALFVLVIAAVSFLMALFSIKAVSIEPKDKYAMLFLLLMLGATGMISTGDIFNLFVFMEITAISAYALTAYNKTGEASEAALKYVVLGGVGSSFFLVGIALIYGSLGTLNMAHIAQLAGLINPTAAKVGLALLIFGLAVEAEQFPLNAWAPDAYQEAPHPVTAMFSAFVVKASLYAIGRILYILSAAEGWSSILRLLIILGTLTVIMGEMSALRQTNVKRMFAYSSIAQVGLIAIGLALGTAAGVSASVFHMFNHAIVKALMFLAVGYVAVELGGAEIDKFEGLGKRMPVTAFAITVGAISIIGIPLFNVFWSKIQLILAALSAQYTWVVALILGASLVEATYYIRLIHAIWFKGEGEKVKENTVLVLAMLLLAALIIVVGIYPEPFWDIIQKAGSDIFNVAQYVKNVPLMGVNP; encoded by the coding sequence ATGAACCAGTACGCTTCACTCCTCATCGCGTTGCCGTTATTTAGTGCATTCTTCATTCCAATACTTAAAAGAATAAGTAAAAACGCAGTAATGCCCTTCCTGGCCTTTGTAACGTTAATACAGACAGGAATTGCCGCTTTAGTGTTCAAAGAAGTTTACACGACTGGAAAGCCCATAATAGTCTTAGCAGGAGGATTTAAGCCTCCTGTTGGAATCAACCTATACATTGGACACTTCGCAGCGCTCTTCGTCCTAGTTATTGCTGCCGTCAGCTTCTTAATGGCACTCTTTAGCATTAAAGCCGTCAGCATTGAGCCGAAGGACAAATATGCAATGCTGTTCCTTCTTCTCATGCTCGGTGCGACGGGTATGATTTCCACTGGAGACATCTTCAACCTCTTCGTCTTCATGGAGATCACTGCAATAAGTGCTTATGCATTGACCGCATATAACAAGACCGGAGAAGCGAGTGAAGCTGCTCTAAAGTACGTTGTCCTCGGAGGAGTTGGCTCAAGCTTTTTCCTTGTCGGCATCGCCTTAATTTATGGAAGCCTCGGAACGCTCAATATGGCGCACATTGCACAACTGGCAGGGCTGATTAATCCTACAGCTGCCAAAGTTGGACTGGCATTGCTTATCTTTGGACTTGCAGTTGAGGCGGAGCAGTTTCCGCTCAACGCTTGGGCACCAGATGCATACCAAGAAGCCCCACACCCAGTAACAGCAATGTTCTCGGCCTTTGTGGTTAAAGCCTCCCTCTATGCAATTGGAAGGATTTTGTACATTCTCAGTGCCGCAGAGGGATGGAGCTCAATCTTAAGATTGCTGATAATCCTTGGAACGCTCACCGTTATCATGGGTGAAATGAGCGCCTTAAGGCAGACCAACGTTAAGAGAATGTTTGCCTACTCCAGTATAGCCCAGGTTGGTCTGATTGCCATTGGTTTAGCCCTTGGAACAGCTGCTGGTGTAAGTGCAAGCGTGTTCCACATGTTTAACCATGCAATAGTCAAAGCCCTTATGTTCCTGGCAGTTGGCTATGTGGCAGTAGAGCTTGGAGGAGCGGAGATAGACAAATTCGAGGGTCTAGGAAAGAGAATGCCAGTGACGGCTTTTGCAATAACAGTTGGTGCCATAAGTATCATAGGTATACCACTCTTCAACGTCTTCTGGAGTAAAATACAGCTTATCCTCGCTGCATTGAGTGCACAGTACACTTGGGTGGTTGCGTTAATCCTGGGTGCAAGCTTGGTTGAGGCTACATATTACATAAGGCTGATACACGCGATATGGTTCAAGGGAGAAGGGGAAAAAGTGAAGGAAAACACAGTGCTGGTATTGGCAATGCTCTTGCTTGCAGCTTTGATAATAGTTGTTGGAATTTACCCAGAACCGTTCTGGGACATTATACAGAAAGCAGGAAGTGATATCTTCAACGTTGCCCAATATGTTAAGAACGTTCCTCTAATGGGGGTGAACCCATGA